A region of Streptomyces sp. NBC_01267 DNA encodes the following proteins:
- a CDS encoding FAD-binding and (Fe-S)-binding domain-containing protein, whose protein sequence is MSGQPDRGELAHALRRAARGDVEFGTAARALTTMDASNYRRVPLGVVAPRDAEDVAAVLTVCRLHGVPVVPRGGGTSIAGQATGTGVVLDFTRHMRSILSVDPEARTAVVQPGVVLDDLRAAAGAHGLTFGPDPSTHSRCTLGGMIGNNSCGAHSVAWGTTADNVHRLTTTGFWGDTHHLARGWAGAPAGLRELVDGHLALLRTGYPTGLPRRISGYAVDALLPENGTDLARAFCGSEGTLGVLTEATVRLVEAPRARALAVLGYADEGDAADAAAGLLPYRPLTVEGMAADLVREPAGLPRGGAWLFVETGGDSPAEARARAAELVRAAGALDGLVVDDPAGQRALWRIREDASGTATRMRDGSEAWPGWEDCAVPPARLGAYLRDFRALLGAHGLHGTPYGHFGDGCIHVRIDFDLLTAGGVARFRTFSGELADLVVAHGGSLSGEHGDGQARAELLPKMYGDELVALFGRFKDIWDPDGLLNPGMLARPHRLDENLRFAVLPREPVDVEFGYPHDNGDFSAAVRRCVGVAKCRTEGTSGADVMCPSFRATGDEQHSTRGRARLLHEMLAGEIVTDGWRSTEVRDALDLCLSCKGCRSDCPVGVDMATYKAEFLHHHYAGRIRPAAHYSMGRLPRWLRAAAPYARALNALARVRPLAALAKRLGGIAPERDIPELAPQTFRRWFGTRAQPPAQVVLWPDTFTDHLSPSVGRAAVRVLESAGLGIALPPEGVCCGLTYVSTGQLDRARTVLRRTLDRVEPLLDAGLPVVVLEPSCAAALRTDLPELLADDPRAARLADAVRTFAQALEEYAPHWQPPRLDRPVAGQTHCHQHAVLGDAAERRLRAKAGLTGELSGGCCGLAGNFGFERGRDRRRGDGADSGSGPGMGHYEVSVACAEEQLLPSVRAAAEGTELLADGFSCRTQLAQLEGRTARHLAEVLAEGLPGGPLR, encoded by the coding sequence ATGAGCGGGCAGCCGGACAGAGGCGAGCTGGCGCACGCGTTGCGTCGCGCGGCACGCGGTGACGTCGAATTCGGGACCGCCGCACGGGCCCTGACGACCATGGACGCCTCCAACTACCGCCGGGTCCCGCTGGGCGTCGTCGCGCCCCGGGACGCCGAGGACGTGGCCGCGGTGCTCACCGTCTGCCGGCTGCACGGCGTACCCGTCGTCCCGCGCGGCGGCGGCACCTCGATCGCCGGACAGGCCACCGGCACCGGTGTCGTACTCGACTTCACCCGGCACATGCGGTCGATCCTCTCGGTGGACCCGGAGGCCAGGACCGCGGTCGTGCAGCCGGGCGTGGTCCTCGACGACCTCCGGGCGGCGGCGGGCGCGCACGGTCTGACCTTCGGCCCCGACCCGTCCACGCACAGCCGCTGCACGCTCGGCGGGATGATCGGCAACAACTCCTGCGGCGCGCACTCCGTGGCCTGGGGCACCACCGCCGACAACGTCCACCGGCTGACCACCACCGGGTTCTGGGGCGACACCCACCACCTCGCCCGGGGCTGGGCCGGAGCACCGGCCGGGCTGCGCGAACTGGTCGACGGCCACCTCGCGCTGCTGCGCACCGGCTACCCCACCGGGCTGCCGCGCCGTATCTCCGGATACGCCGTCGACGCCCTGCTCCCCGAGAACGGCACCGATCTGGCCCGCGCCTTCTGCGGCAGCGAGGGCACCCTCGGCGTGCTGACCGAGGCGACCGTACGGCTGGTCGAGGCGCCCCGCGCCCGCGCGCTCGCCGTACTCGGCTACGCCGACGAGGGCGACGCCGCCGACGCGGCTGCCGGACTCCTCCCGTACCGCCCGCTGACCGTCGAGGGCATGGCCGCCGACCTGGTGCGCGAGCCCGCCGGACTGCCGCGCGGCGGCGCCTGGCTCTTCGTGGAGACCGGCGGCGACAGCCCGGCCGAGGCCCGCGCGCGGGCGGCCGAACTGGTACGGGCGGCGGGCGCCCTGGACGGGCTGGTCGTCGACGACCCGGCCGGGCAGCGCGCCCTGTGGCGCATCCGCGAGGACGCCAGCGGCACCGCGACCCGGATGCGGGACGGCAGCGAGGCCTGGCCCGGCTGGGAGGACTGCGCCGTACCGCCCGCCCGGCTCGGCGCGTACCTGCGCGACTTCCGCGCCCTGCTCGGCGCCCACGGCCTGCACGGCACCCCGTACGGGCACTTCGGTGACGGCTGCATCCATGTCCGCATCGACTTCGACCTGTTGACCGCGGGCGGCGTCGCCCGCTTCCGTACCTTCTCCGGGGAACTGGCGGACCTGGTCGTCGCCCACGGCGGCTCCCTCTCCGGCGAACACGGCGACGGACAGGCCCGCGCCGAACTGCTCCCGAAGATGTACGGCGACGAACTGGTCGCCCTCTTCGGCCGGTTCAAGGACATCTGGGACCCGGACGGCCTGCTGAACCCGGGCATGCTCGCCCGCCCGCACCGCCTCGACGAGAACCTCCGCTTCGCGGTGCTGCCGCGCGAACCGGTGGACGTGGAGTTCGGCTACCCGCACGACAACGGCGACTTCTCCGCCGCCGTACGCCGCTGCGTGGGCGTCGCCAAGTGCCGTACGGAGGGGACGTCCGGCGCCGATGTCATGTGCCCGTCGTTCCGCGCGACCGGCGACGAACAGCACTCCACGCGCGGGCGCGCCCGGCTGCTGCACGAAATGCTCGCGGGCGAGATCGTCACCGACGGCTGGCGCTCGACGGAGGTGCGCGACGCCCTCGACCTCTGCCTCTCCTGCAAGGGCTGCCGCAGCGACTGCCCGGTCGGCGTCGACATGGCCACGTACAAGGCGGAATTCCTGCACCACCACTACGCGGGCCGGATCCGCCCCGCCGCCCACTACTCGATGGGCCGGCTGCCACGCTGGCTGCGCGCCGCCGCCCCGTACGCCCGCGCCCTCAACGCCCTGGCGCGGGTCCGGCCGCTGGCGGCGCTCGCCAAACGGCTCGGCGGGATCGCCCCCGAACGGGACATTCCGGAGCTCGCCCCGCAGACCTTCCGCCGCTGGTTCGGCACCCGGGCACAGCCGCCCGCGCAGGTCGTCCTGTGGCCCGACACGTTCACCGACCACCTCTCGCCCTCGGTGGGCCGGGCGGCGGTCCGGGTCCTGGAATCGGCCGGGCTCGGCATCGCGCTGCCGCCGGAGGGCGTGTGCTGCGGCCTGACCTACGTCTCGACGGGCCAGCTCGACCGCGCCCGTACGGTCCTGCGCCGCACCCTCGACCGGGTGGAGCCGCTGCTCGACGCGGGCCTGCCGGTCGTCGTACTGGAACCGAGCTGCGCCGCCGCGCTCCGGACCGACCTCCCGGAACTGCTGGCCGACGACCCGCGCGCGGCGCGGCTGGCGGACGCGGTACGGACCTTCGCGCAGGCGCTGGAGGAGTACGCACCACACTGGCAGCCACCGCGTCTCGACCGCCCGGTGGCGGGCCAGACCCACTGCCACCAGCACGCGGTCCTCGGCGACGCGGCGGAACGGCGCCTGCGCGCGAAGGCGGGCCTGACGGGCGAGCTGAGCGGGGGGTGCTGCGGGCTGGCGGGGAACTTCGGGTTCGAGCGGGGGCGGGACCGGCGGCGAGGGGACGGGGCGGATTCGGGCTCGGGTCCGGGGATGGGGCACTACGAGGTGTCGGTGGCCTGCGCGGAGGAACAGCTGCTGCCGTCGGTACGGGCGGCAGCGGAGGGGACGGAACTCCTGGCGGACGGCTTCTCGTGCCGTACCCAGCTGGCCCAGCTGGAGGGACGGACGGCACGGCACCTGGCGGAGGTACTGGCGGAGGGGCTGCCCGGTGGTCCCCTCCGCTGA
- a CDS encoding sensor histidine kinase, which yields MTERPPLRPTALALLISVIISGLLCVWAVSAAPDQIRTPLGWCSAVAALLFSTAVTTAVHAVRLATLTSRRLGARIGQLTEESAQSGLRAAQLATDFEQRTAQLTAEHRAKVAELTAQREATAAGLTAQFDAKTVELAARTARAESVRAAAMSAAANAAGRMQALATGMLADLREMEHRHTDEDVLGDLLHLDHRTAQAGRLADSIAVLTGARSGRRWAKPIVMESILRGAMGRIAGYQRVRLHSTSEVSIAGHAAEGVMHALAELLDNAANFSPPTAEVHVYVEEVPAGVILTIEDSGLVMSDVQLRRAERAVTAETTQQTDLAGLSGTRLGLAVVGRLARKHGLTVSFRPSARGGTGVLVLLPQELISRQSRGTAPGAAAPAPAPAATAAPETRSRTEAEPLPVRGTDTAAGTTASATSAEAAEAADAADTAEASDAVDVTEVTKPAGTPEPEPDHATAELGESGLPKRQRGRTMAAAHPAGTQIPGSTQPRTTTTPTTSAARFSTFRQAVRGESPNPEGSTS from the coding sequence ATGACAGAGCGCCCCCCGCTCCGCCCGACCGCGCTGGCTCTGCTGATCTCCGTGATCATTTCGGGCCTGCTGTGCGTCTGGGCGGTGTCCGCCGCCCCGGACCAGATACGTACCCCTCTCGGCTGGTGCTCGGCGGTGGCCGCCCTGCTGTTCAGCACCGCCGTCACCACCGCCGTGCACGCCGTACGGCTCGCCACCCTCACCTCGCGCAGGCTCGGTGCGCGCATCGGCCAACTGACCGAGGAGTCCGCCCAGTCCGGACTGCGCGCCGCCCAGCTCGCCACCGACTTCGAGCAGCGGACCGCGCAGCTCACCGCCGAGCACCGGGCGAAGGTCGCCGAACTCACGGCCCAGCGCGAGGCCACTGCCGCCGGGCTCACCGCGCAGTTCGACGCGAAGACCGTCGAGCTGGCCGCCCGCACCGCCCGCGCCGAATCGGTCCGCGCCGCCGCCATGTCGGCAGCCGCCAACGCCGCGGGCCGCATGCAGGCCCTCGCCACCGGCATGCTCGCCGACCTGCGCGAGATGGAGCACCGGCACACCGACGAGGACGTACTGGGCGACCTGCTGCACCTCGACCACCGCACCGCCCAGGCGGGACGGCTCGCCGACTCCATCGCCGTACTGACCGGGGCCCGTTCCGGGCGCCGCTGGGCCAAGCCCATCGTCATGGAGTCGATCCTGCGCGGCGCGATGGGCCGGATCGCCGGGTACCAGCGCGTACGGCTGCACTCGACCAGTGAGGTCTCCATCGCCGGCCACGCGGCCGAGGGCGTCATGCACGCGCTCGCCGAACTCCTCGACAACGCGGCGAACTTCTCGCCGCCCACGGCCGAAGTGCACGTGTACGTCGAGGAGGTACCGGCCGGGGTGATCCTCACCATCGAGGACAGCGGCCTGGTCATGAGCGACGTCCAGCTGCGCCGCGCCGAGCGGGCCGTGACCGCGGAGACCACCCAGCAGACCGACCTCGCCGGGCTCTCCGGCACCCGCCTCGGCCTCGCCGTGGTGGGGCGGCTGGCCCGCAAGCACGGGCTGACCGTGTCCTTCCGCCCGTCCGCGCGCGGCGGCACCGGCGTCCTGGTGCTGCTCCCGCAGGAACTGATCTCCCGCCAGTCCCGGGGTACGGCACCGGGCGCGGCGGCACCAGCTCCCGCGCCTGCCGCCACGGCAGCTCCGGAGACCCGGTCCCGTACGGAGGCGGAGCCCCTGCCGGTACGGGGCACGGACACGGCCGCCGGAACCACGGCGTCCGCCACCTCTGCAGAAGCCGCAGAAGCCGCGGACGCCGCAGACACCGCAGAAGCCTCAGACGCCGTAGACGTCACCGAGGTCACCAAGCCCGCCGGAACCCCGGAGCCCGAACCCGATCACGCCACCGCCGAGTTGGGCGAGAGCGGTCTCCCCAAGCGGCAGCGCGGCCGGACCATGGCCGCGGCGCACCCGGCAGGAACCCAGATCCCCGGCTCCACCCAGCCGCGTACCACCACCACACCCACGACATCCGCCGCCAGGTTCAGCACCTTCCGCCAGGCCGTACGTGGCGAATCCCCGAACCCGGAAGGCAGCACCTCATGA
- a CDS encoding roadblock/LC7 domain-containing protein: MSTTTTDERLNWLLESLLERTPGTRHALVLSRDGLKLCRTPGLSVDQADQLAAISAGIQSLSHGASMEFGDGSGGVRTAMAEFYGGVLFIVEAGDGAHLSVIADESADVGLIGHNMSELVEQLGEHLSAEPRA; this comes from the coding sequence ATGAGCACGACCACCACCGACGAGCGGCTCAACTGGCTGCTGGAGAGCCTCCTTGAGCGCACTCCCGGCACCCGGCACGCCCTGGTCCTCTCCCGTGACGGCCTCAAGCTCTGCCGTACGCCCGGTCTCTCCGTCGACCAGGCCGACCAGCTCGCCGCCATCTCGGCCGGTATCCAGAGCCTGTCGCACGGCGCCTCCATGGAGTTCGGCGACGGCAGCGGCGGCGTACGCACCGCGATGGCCGAGTTCTACGGCGGCGTGCTGTTCATCGTGGAGGCGGGCGACGGCGCGCATCTCTCGGTGATCGCCGACGAGTCGGCCGACGTCGGCCTCATCGGGCACAACATGAGCGAGCTGGTCGAGCAGCTGGGCGAACACCTCAGCGCGGAGCCCCGCGCATGA
- a CDS encoding DUF742 domain-containing protein, with translation MNPPLSRARPGRDDDPDRLYTVTGGRTRSDATVFDLVTLVVSECDPTPGMQSEHVSILRMCGRPTAVVEIAAELKLPVSITRILLCDLLDTGRISARHPRTARGADSLPDPHILEQVLVGLRNL, from the coding sequence ATGAACCCCCCGTTGAGCAGGGCCAGGCCGGGACGCGACGACGACCCGGACCGCCTCTACACCGTCACCGGCGGGCGCACCAGGTCGGACGCCACCGTGTTCGACCTGGTGACCCTGGTGGTCAGCGAGTGCGACCCGACGCCGGGCATGCAGTCCGAGCACGTCTCGATCCTGCGGATGTGCGGCCGTCCCACGGCCGTCGTCGAGATCGCGGCGGAGCTGAAGCTGCCCGTGTCCATCACCCGGATCCTGCTCTGCGACCTGCTCGACACCGGCCGGATCAGCGCCCGCCATCCGCGCACGGCACGCGGCGCCGACAGCCTTCCCGACCCTCACATCCTGGAGCAGGTGCTCGTTGGACTCCGCAACCTCTAA
- a CDS encoding GTP-binding protein, giving the protein MDSATSNPNALAGTADNGLKIVIVGGFGAGKTTMVRSVSEIRPLNTEETMTQAGAAVDDLSGVQAKTSTTVAFDFGRITIDERTILYLFGAPGQERFWFLWDRLFSGTLGAVVLVDTRRLADSWYAIDRLEHHGTPFIVACNDFGGPVHSLEQLREALDLSPEIPLIDCDARDRTSSKYVLITLLQHLHALSTASAASATSDTATTSDASASSAASSASATSSSASAASSAREPSTT; this is encoded by the coding sequence TTGGACTCCGCAACCTCTAACCCGAACGCCCTGGCCGGCACCGCCGACAACGGTCTCAAGATCGTCATCGTCGGCGGGTTCGGCGCAGGGAAGACCACCATGGTCAGGTCCGTCAGCGAGATCCGTCCGCTGAACACCGAGGAGACGATGACGCAGGCGGGGGCGGCCGTCGACGATCTCAGCGGTGTGCAGGCCAAGACCTCCACCACCGTCGCCTTCGACTTCGGCCGCATCACCATCGACGAGCGCACGATCCTGTACCTCTTCGGCGCACCGGGCCAGGAGCGCTTCTGGTTCCTCTGGGACCGGCTGTTCTCCGGCACGCTCGGCGCGGTCGTCCTCGTCGACACCCGCAGGCTCGCCGACTCCTGGTACGCGATCGACCGCCTGGAGCACCACGGCACCCCGTTCATCGTCGCCTGCAACGACTTCGGCGGCCCGGTGCACTCCCTGGAGCAGCTCAGGGAGGCGCTGGACCTCTCCCCGGAGATCCCGCTGATCGACTGCGACGCGCGGGACCGTACGTCGAGCAAGTACGTACTGATCACGCTCCTCCAGCACCTCCACGCCCTGTCCACCGCGTCCGCCGCTTCCGCCACGTCCGACACAGCCACCACGTCCGACGCGTCCGCCTCCTCTGCCGCGTCCTCCGCATCTGCCACGTCATCCTCCGCATCTGCCGCGTCCTCCGCCCGGGAGCCGAGCACCACATGA
- a CDS encoding cytochrome P450: protein MTTETPPTPLSGPRFQTDPTQLYREMRRDHGPVAPVILDGDVPAWLVLDYRELHQVTADPVLFSRDSDLWSQWDRIPDDWPLLPMIGRKQPSILYTVGERHRERAAMIGDALESVDPFELRRISEQFADELVNSFCGAGETEIIGRYAMMLPVRVLARIYGFTDDEGPALVKALNDMIDGREHALAGQQHLAQSMVNLLISRQEQPAEDVASHMLGNNAGFTAEEIAQDLMVMMAAGHQPTADWIGNSLRLMLTDDRFAASLSGGRHSVAEAMNEVLWEDTPTQNVAGRWASRDTTLGGRHIQSGDMLLLGIAAANADPQVRTDGSALTGGNNAFFSFGHGEHRCPFPAQEIAEVIARTGIEVILDRLPDVDLAAPEESLTRRPSPWLRGLSTLPVTFTPVPAL, encoded by the coding sequence ATGACCACCGAAACCCCGCCCACCCCGCTGAGCGGCCCGCGTTTCCAGACGGATCCCACCCAGCTCTACCGGGAGATGCGCCGCGACCACGGCCCGGTCGCGCCGGTGATCCTCGACGGCGACGTACCGGCCTGGCTGGTGCTCGACTACCGCGAGCTGCACCAGGTCACCGCCGACCCGGTGCTCTTCAGCCGGGACTCCGACCTGTGGAGCCAGTGGGACCGCATCCCCGACGACTGGCCGCTGCTGCCGATGATCGGCCGTAAGCAGCCGTCGATCCTCTACACCGTGGGCGAGCGGCACCGCGAGCGCGCCGCGATGATCGGCGACGCGCTGGAGTCGGTCGACCCGTTCGAACTGCGCCGGATCTCCGAGCAGTTCGCCGACGAACTGGTCAACTCCTTCTGCGGCGCCGGAGAGACGGAGATCATCGGCCGGTACGCGATGATGCTGCCGGTCCGGGTGCTCGCCCGGATCTACGGCTTCACGGACGACGAGGGCCCGGCCCTGGTCAAGGCGTTGAACGACATGATCGACGGCCGGGAGCACGCCCTCGCCGGGCAGCAGCACCTCGCGCAGTCGATGGTGAACCTGCTCATCTCGCGGCAGGAGCAGCCCGCCGAGGACGTCGCCTCGCACATGCTGGGCAACAACGCGGGCTTCACCGCCGAGGAGATCGCCCAGGACCTGATGGTCATGATGGCCGCGGGCCACCAGCCCACCGCCGACTGGATCGGCAACTCGCTGCGGCTGATGCTGACCGACGACCGGTTCGCCGCGTCGCTGTCCGGCGGCCGGCACAGCGTCGCCGAGGCCATGAACGAGGTCCTCTGGGAGGACACCCCCACCCAGAACGTCGCGGGCCGCTGGGCCTCCCGCGACACCACGCTCGGCGGCCGGCACATCCAGTCCGGCGACATGCTGCTGCTCGGCATCGCCGCCGCCAACGCCGATCCGCAGGTACGCACCGACGGTTCGGCCCTCACCGGGGGCAACAACGCCTTCTTCTCCTTCGGCCACGGCGAGCACCGCTGCCCGTTCCCGGCCCAGGAGATCGCGGAGGTCATCGCGCGTACGGGCATCGAGGTCATCCTCGACCGCCTCCCCGACGTCGACCTCGCGGCACCCGAGGAGAGCCTCACGCGGCGCCCCTCGCCGTGGCTGCGCGGTCTGTCCACCCTGCCCGTCACCTTCACCCCGGTACCGGCGCTGTGA
- a CDS encoding cytochrome P450 family protein: MTCPVDHGTPTESIALDPFVQDLDGESAALRAAGPLARVVLPGGVACYAVTRHAEARQLLTDARLVKDINVWGAWQRGEIPLDWPLIGLANPGRSMLTVDGSEHRRLRTLVAQALTVRRVERLRAGIEKLTTGMLDRLAEIPAGETVDLKAEFAYPLPMNVVSELMGVDAADHPRLKTLFEKFFSTQTPPEEVPQMMADLGTLFAKIVESKRENPGDDLTSALIAASEDGDQLTTEEITNTLQLMIAAGHETTISLIVNAVVALQAHPEQRKLVLGGEVPWENVIEETLRWSTPTSHVLIRFAAEDIEVGDAVLPKGEGLIVSFGAIGRDEEAHGPTAGDFDVTRTPNRHISFGHGPHVCPGAALSRLEAGVALPALFDRFPELRLAVPATELRNKPVVTQNDLYELPVKLGG, from the coding sequence ATGACCTGCCCGGTCGACCACGGAACACCCACCGAGAGCATCGCCCTGGACCCGTTCGTCCAGGACCTGGACGGGGAGAGCGCCGCCCTGCGCGCGGCGGGCCCGCTCGCCAGGGTCGTGCTGCCCGGCGGGGTGGCCTGTTACGCGGTGACGCGTCACGCGGAGGCCAGGCAACTCCTCACCGATGCCCGGCTGGTGAAGGACATCAACGTGTGGGGTGCCTGGCAGCGCGGCGAGATCCCGCTGGACTGGCCGCTGATCGGGCTGGCCAACCCGGGCCGTTCGATGCTGACGGTCGACGGCAGCGAGCACCGCAGGCTCCGTACGCTGGTCGCGCAGGCGCTGACCGTACGCCGGGTGGAGCGGCTGCGCGCGGGCATCGAGAAGCTCACCACCGGCATGCTGGACCGGCTGGCCGAGATCCCCGCCGGCGAGACCGTCGACCTGAAGGCGGAGTTCGCGTACCCGCTGCCGATGAACGTGGTCAGCGAGCTGATGGGCGTGGACGCGGCGGACCACCCGCGGCTGAAGACCCTCTTCGAGAAGTTCTTCTCGACGCAGACGCCGCCGGAGGAGGTCCCGCAGATGATGGCGGACCTCGGCACGCTCTTCGCGAAGATCGTCGAGTCGAAGCGGGAGAACCCGGGCGACGACCTGACCAGTGCGCTGATCGCGGCCTCGGAGGACGGTGACCAGCTCACCACGGAGGAGATCACCAACACCCTCCAGCTGATGATCGCGGCCGGCCACGAGACGACGATCAGCCTGATCGTGAACGCGGTGGTCGCCCTGCAGGCCCACCCCGAGCAGCGCAAGCTGGTGCTCGGCGGCGAGGTGCCGTGGGAGAACGTCATCGAGGAGACGCTGCGCTGGTCCACCCCGACCTCGCACGTCCTGATCCGTTTCGCCGCCGAGGACATCGAGGTCGGCGACGCGGTCCTGCCCAAGGGCGAGGGCCTGATCGTCTCGTTCGGCGCGATCGGCCGCGACGAAGAGGCGCACGGACCGACGGCCGGTGACTTCGACGTCACCCGCACCCCCAACCGGCACATCTCCTTCGGCCACGGCCCGCACGTCTGCCCCGGCGCCGCGCTGTCCCGCCTGGAGGCCGGTGTCGCGCTGCCCGCCCTGTTCGACCGCTTCCCCGAACTGCGGCTGGCGGTTCCCGCGACGGAACTGCGCAACAAGCCGGTCGTCACCCAGAACGACCTGTACGAACTTCCGGTGAAGCTCGGCGGCTGA
- the serC gene encoding phosphoserine transaminase, whose translation MAEIRIPADIKPADGRFGAGPSKVRTEALDALAATGTSLMGTSHRQAPVKNLVGAVRQGVRDLFQLPEGYEVILGNGGSTAFWDVATHGLIESKSQHLNFGEFSSKFAKASKLAPWLADPTVIASDPGTHPDPKAEAGVDVYALTHNETSTGVAAPVKRVAGADEGALVLVDATSGAGGLPVDITETDVYYFAPQKSFASDGGLWIGVFSPAALERAARVHASGRHIPEFFSLPTAIDNSLKNQTYNTPALATLFLLNEQLTWMNTQGGLDFTTGRTAASSGHLYGWAEDSKYATPFVTDPAKRSQVIGTIDFADEIDATAVAKALRANGIVDTEPYRKLGRNQLRVAMFPAIDPTDVQALTACVDYVIGQL comes from the coding sequence GTGGCTGAGATCCGGATTCCCGCTGACATCAAGCCCGCCGACGGCCGTTTCGGCGCGGGCCCCTCCAAGGTGCGCACGGAGGCGCTGGACGCCCTCGCCGCGACCGGCACTTCCCTCATGGGTACGTCCCACCGCCAGGCCCCGGTGAAGAACCTGGTCGGCGCGGTACGGCAAGGCGTACGCGACCTCTTCCAGCTCCCCGAGGGCTACGAGGTGATCCTGGGCAACGGCGGCTCCACCGCCTTCTGGGACGTCGCGACGCACGGACTCATCGAGTCCAAGTCGCAGCACCTCAACTTCGGTGAGTTCTCGTCCAAGTTCGCGAAGGCGTCGAAGCTCGCCCCGTGGCTGGCCGACCCGACCGTGATCGCCTCCGACCCGGGCACCCACCCGGACCCGAAGGCCGAGGCGGGCGTGGACGTCTACGCGCTCACGCACAACGAGACGTCGACGGGCGTCGCGGCCCCCGTCAAGCGGGTCGCGGGCGCCGACGAAGGCGCTCTCGTCCTGGTGGACGCCACCTCGGGCGCGGGCGGCCTGCCGGTCGACATCACCGAGACGGACGTCTACTACTTCGCCCCGCAGAAGTCCTTCGCCTCCGACGGCGGCCTGTGGATCGGCGTGTTCTCCCCGGCGGCCCTGGAGCGCGCGGCGCGCGTCCACGCCTCGGGACGGCACATCCCGGAGTTCTTCAGCCTGCCGACGGCGATCGACAACTCCCTCAAGAACCAGACGTACAACACCCCGGCCCTCGCCACGCTGTTCCTGCTGAACGAGCAGCTGACCTGGATGAACACCCAGGGCGGCCTGGACTTCACCACCGGCCGCACGGCCGCCTCGTCCGGCCACCTGTACGGCTGGGCCGAGGACTCGAAGTACGCGACCCCCTTCGTGACGGACCCGGCGAAGCGCTCGCAGGTCATCGGCACGATCGACTTCGCGGACGAGATCGACGCCACGGCGGTCGCCAAGGCGCTGCGCGCCAACGGCATCGTGGACACCGAGCCGTACCGCAAGCTGGGCCGCAACCAGCTCCGGGTAGCGATGTTCCCGGCGATCGACCCGACGGACGTCCAGGCGCTGACGGCCTGCGTCGACTACGTGATCGGGCAGCTCTGA
- a CDS encoding DUF6415 family natural product biosynthesis protein, whose amino-acid sequence MDLETMRAVADRLLALEEAPSTDDLLTLVMMLRGFLALLIPEVRALAAGRPVDDVWRAAAQAGIGEARRRLNHTTGHRAPVLLAEAQRLSRSVLALCTYLENLEACGE is encoded by the coding sequence GTGGATCTCGAAACGATGCGGGCCGTAGCGGATCGGCTTCTCGCCCTGGAAGAGGCGCCCTCGACGGATGATCTCCTCACCCTGGTCATGATGCTGCGCGGATTCCTCGCCCTGCTCATCCCCGAGGTCCGCGCACTGGCCGCCGGACGTCCCGTGGACGACGTATGGCGGGCCGCCGCGCAGGCCGGAATCGGTGAGGCCCGTCGCCGCCTGAACCACACCACCGGGCATCGCGCACCCGTGCTGCTCGCGGAGGCCCAGCGCCTGTCCCGGTCGGTGCTGGCCCTGTGCACGTACCTGGAGAACCTGGAGGCGTGCGGTGAGTGA